One Stratiformator vulcanicus genomic window, CATGCTCGGAACGCACTCCACGCGAAGCGGTCAGCCTTGGTCGAGCTTCTCTGCGAGCAGGGTGTCTCCCACGTTATCGCTTGTTCAATCCGCCGAATTCGTCAGATTTCGCCGGCATCCGCACATGCGGTCGAATCTTCTCCACCGTCGCCGGGCCGATTCCGCGAACGCGTTTCAAATCGTCCGCCGTGCGAAAGGGGCCGCCAGTTTCTCGTTCCTCGACGATTCGCCGGGCGAGCGTTTCTCCGATTCCTTCAAGCTGAATCAATTCGACCCAGTGGGCGCGATTGACGTCGATCCTGTATTCGGGAGAAACCGATTCCATACGCTCGATCTCGATCGCATGGCGACCCCAATCCGATAACCGGCCCGATGAGATTGTGATCGCAATCAGCAGAACCGTGCCCGCCACGATCAGTACGCGAACGTCCGAGTCGATCAGTCCCAGGAATGCCGGGGGCGGCCTGTCGGTATCAGGCGGAATCGCCAACTTCAGTGTCGGCGGGTCATCCGGCGTCTGGTCCGAGCTCGACTGCGTTTGCGGAGTCGGAACTCTGCCTGCAATAGGACGATTCGCCTCCGCATCGTGATCCGAGCTCGGATTCGGTTCAGATGCGTGCTCTGCCGACACCGTTTATTCCAATACGGGACGCCCGAAAGCTGTGAAACGTCATTGGCTGCATCGGCAACCTCGGCTGCCGATCAACATTTTGCCTTAAAATCATACCACACAAAGACCCGTGCTTTGGGAGGTGAATCGCCAAGTCAGGTTTGAATTCGCGATGGTGTCGCCACGCAGTAGCGATCCGGCGGCTTCGCTAAGTCGGGGGTCGCGCTTCGTCGGATGCTTCGAAAGACACATCTTGCTCGGACAATCCGATTAGTGGGAGCAGACTCGCGAATCGACCGACCAGCGAGAGTGCGAATAGCACAAAGAACGGTGCCGCCGGATCGAAACTCGCGCTTCTCCCTGAGACTTGATCTTGAAGTGCGGTCAGCATGACTCCTCCGAGTAGTCCGAACAGTCCGGCAAGGAATCCTCCGACCTGCCGAAATAGGGCGATTTCGGCAGAGTTATCGCTCCGTCGTGCGGCGGCGAGCATGATGCGACTCCCCGACACGTTCGCCGCCGCAAACATTCCCCAGCACGCGAACGCTGCGATCAACCATCGCCAATCGCCGTCATTTGCCGGGAACCAGAACAGCAGTCCCGCAGAGCCGACCACGACCCCGATCACCCGCATTCGAAGTGCCCATCCAAGGTCGCACAGGCGTCCGGCAACAAAGCTCACCGGCAATTGCAGACCTCGCATCCAGGAACCGAGGACGTAGTAGGTGCCAAGCGAAATGGCTGCGAATTGCGACCCCGTGGCAAACAGAAAGAACGCCGATTGGGTCAGTCCATTTGCCGCCGACAACAACCAGTTGTGGGTGAGCAATCGACGATAGTGCGGATCGATGAGCGTTGAACGAAGTCGTTGCCATTGAGGTTCGCGGACAAGCTCGAAATTGAGCGGAATCGAAGGCAAACGCGCCAGCGGCAGTAAAGACGCAAGCTGCAATATAATGCCGCTTAGAAAGAACGAAGCCATGAACCAGTTTTTCTCGGCCGGCAGAAATCCGGCATCGCCGGCACGCTGCAGATAACCGACCGAGGCGGGCACGATTAGCACGGCCACGATCCGAGCTGCTTCACGCCACGCAAAAAGTCGACCCCATGCCCGCTGAGGCGCGAGGTCAGACAGCCATGACAAATAAGCGACATAGCCGACCGAGCCGATCGCATGAGAGATCGCGACCGAGACGAAGACGATCGTCAAAGAGATTGAAGCTGTCGGCTGCAACCAAGGAATCGCCAACAGCGGAAGCAGACTCAATGTCCCCGCGACTGAGCACGCGAGAAACAATAATTTTCGAGACAACCCTGCACTTTGCAGTCGCCGGCTCAGCCCGCCCGCCAACCCGGCCGTTTCCGGTAGGGCGAGCAAAATCGCAATGGCGATCGTCCCCGCGCCGGCCTGCCGGGTCCAATAGACAAGAAATCCACCTGCCGTTAACGGATAGCCGGCTGACCAGAGAATCTGATTCCAAGTCGCCGCCCGAAAGACAGCCCCCGCCGACGCGCTCATCCCTCGCGATCTTCGTCTTCGGCAGTGGATTCATCCGCTTCTGTTTCATCCG contains:
- a CDS encoding MFS transporter, whose protein sequence is MSASAGAVFRAATWNQILWSAGYPLTAGGFLVYWTRQAGAGTIAIAILLALPETAGLAGGLSRRLQSAGLSRKLLFLACSVAGTLSLLPLLAIPWLQPTASISLTIVFVSVAISHAIGSVGYVAYLSWLSDLAPQRAWGRLFAWREAARIVAVLIVPASVGYLQRAGDAGFLPAEKNWFMASFFLSGIILQLASLLPLARLPSIPLNFELVREPQWQRLRSTLIDPHYRRLLTHNWLLSAANGLTQSAFFLFATGSQFAAISLGTYYVLGSWMRGLQLPVSFVAGRLCDLGWALRMRVIGVVVGSAGLLFWFPANDGDWRWLIAAFACWGMFAAANVSGSRIMLAAARRSDNSAEIALFRQVGGFLAGLFGLLGGVMLTALQDQVSGRSASFDPAAPFFVLFALSLVGRFASLLPLIGLSEQDVSFEASDEARPPT
- a CDS encoding ComEA family DNA-binding protein; translation: MAIPPDTDRPPPAFLGLIDSDVRVLIVAGTVLLIAITISSGRLSDWGRHAIEIERMESVSPEYRIDVNRAHWVELIQLEGIGETLARRIVEERETGGPFRTADDLKRVRGIGPATVEKIRPHVRMPAKSDEFGGLNKR